The proteins below come from a single Thermococcus sp. genomic window:
- a CDS encoding nucleotidyltransferase domain-containing protein, giving the protein MIGLIDCIRRELGRVPGLHSLILYGSLVRGDYLQGTSDVDFFAVLEDGMEPEEVLSKLQPVLEECTEGLKPVEVDIAWEWLSNLRDPLNLGYPYKFLTVYQADFRENHLVVLGEDITELLPEYRVEDILPGRLDGILRNLERFSGNMKMPHILAGETARLMAFLNGSSLRKGDVLEKLKELGDEEAVRVYRSYLDGRKTEFDGEFLVGFVASRVEKLKKK; this is encoded by the coding sequence ATGATTGGCCTTATTGACTGCATCAGGCGAGAACTCGGCCGGGTTCCCGGCCTACACTCCCTAATTCTCTACGGCTCCCTCGTCAGAGGGGACTACCTCCAGGGGACGAGTGACGTTGACTTCTTCGCGGTTCTCGAAGACGGCATGGAGCCAGAGGAGGTACTCTCCAAACTACAGCCCGTCCTTGAGGAGTGCACTGAAGGCCTCAAACCCGTTGAGGTTGATATCGCTTGGGAGTGGCTCTCAAACCTCCGCGACCCGCTCAACCTCGGCTACCCCTACAAGTTCCTGACGGTTTACCAGGCCGATTTCAGGGAGAACCATCTCGTGGTTCTTGGTGAGGATATAACTGAACTCCTGCCCGAATACCGAGTTGAGGATATCCTCCCCGGAAGACTGGATGGCATTCTGAGAAACCTCGAGCGCTTCTCCGGAAACATGAAGATGCCCCACATCCTCGCGGGAGAGACCGCCAGGCTGATGGCGTTTCTCAACGGCTCGAGCCTGAGGAAAGGGGATGTCCTTGAGAAGCTCAAGGAGCTGGGGGATGAGGAGGCCGTCAGGGTTTACCGCTCCTATCTAGATGGGAGGAAAACAGAGTTTGATGGGGAGTTCTTGGTGGGGTTCGTAGCTTCCAGGGTGGAAAAACTGAAGAAAAAATGA